The genomic stretch GGGGGATCCACCAGGCACGTTCGCCGAGCAGGGCCAGGACGGCGGGCACGATGGTCATGCGGACGACGAAGGCGTCGAGCAGCACCGCGGTGGCCAGGCCGAACCCGATCATCTTGATGATCGGTTCGGTCGCGCCGACGAAACCGGCGAAGACCGCCATCATGATCAGTGCGGCGGCGACCACGACCCGGGCGCTGTGCCCGAATCCGGACACGATCGCGTCCCGGGCGTTCTCGCCGTGGACGTGCGCCTCGCGCATGCGGGCGACGAGGAAGACCTCGTAGTCCATGGCGAGACCGAAGACGATGCCCACCATGAAGATCGGCATCATGCTCATGATCGGCCCGGTCTGTTCCAGGCCGATGAGCTCGGCCAGCCAGCCCCACTGGAAGACCGCGACGACCGCGCCGAGGGCGGCGAGCACCGAGAGCAGGAAGCCGACGGCGGCCTTGAGGGGGACGAGCACCGAGCGGAAGAGCACGAGCAGGAGCAGGAAGGCCAGGCCGACCACGACGGCGAGGTAGGGCACGAGCGCGTCCTGGACCTTCTGCGCCATGTCGATGTTGACCGCGGTGGTGCCGGTGACCTGGAACGTCGCCCCGGTGGCCGCCGCCACCGAGGCGCGTTCGGCGCGGATGGCGTGGACGAGGTCCCTGGTCGCGGCCTCGCTCGGGCCGGTGGCGGGAACGGCGCTGAACACGGCTGTGTCGCCCGCGGTGTTGAACCGGGCCGCGGAGACGGAGACGACGCCGGGAGTGCCGGCGATCCGCTGGACGGTCGTGGTGACCGCCGCCCGGGCGTCGGCGGAACCCGCCGCGTCGACGACGACGGTCAGTGGGCCGTTGAAACCGGGCCCGAAGCCCTGGGCGAGGTCGTCGTAGGCACGGCGTTCGGTGGTGGAGGTGGGCTTCGCCTCGTCACCGGCGGTGCCCAGCCGCAGGTCCAGGACCGGCAGCGCGATCGCCACCAGCGCGAGGACTGCCAGGATGAGGACGGGCAGCGGGCGGCGCAGGACGAACCGCGCCCAGCGGGTGCCCGCGTTGGGGCGGTGCTGTCCGTTCCCCGCCCGCCCCTGCTCCCGCCGTCGCCCCTGGTCCTGCTCCTGCTGTCGCCGCGGCCGCCTGCGGGCGGCGCGGGGCAGGACGGCGCGCTGCAGGAAGCCGAGCAGCGCCGGGACGAGGGTGAGCGCGACGAGGACGGCGACGACGATCGTGCCGGCGGCGGCCAGGCCCATCTTCGTCAGCGTCGGCACCCCGACGATGAACAGCCCGGCCAGGGCGATCACCACGGTGAGCCCGGCGAACACCACGGAGGACCCGGCGGTGCCGGTGGCGACGGCCACGGCCTCCGACGGCTCGTGCCCCCGGGCGCGCTCCTCCCGGTAACGGGACACGATGAACACGGCGTAGTCGATGCCGACCGCCAGGCCGAGCATCATCGCCAGCGTGCTGGTGGTCGAGGAAAGACTGAAGGTGCTGGCCAGGGCCATGATCGAGGCCATGCCGACGCCGACGCTCACGATCGCGGTCAGCAGGGGGAGCCCGGCCGCGGCCAGGGATCCGAAGGTGACCAGCAGGACGAGGGCCGCGACCGCGATCCCCACGACCTCGGTG from Parafrankia discariae encodes the following:
- a CDS encoding MMPL family transporter is translated as MATFLYRLGRLSFRRRRYVLLLWVGVLVAAGFAAARAPAAPDDAFSIPGTESQRAFDLLDERFPGSGADGAVARIVFVAPPGQTLTTGGNRAAVESVVARAGSGPQVVAVADPFQGAAVSGDATTAYATVTYSTVSDDLTDATTDGLRNAVENGRAAGLTVEIGGDALTTRPAAGGITEVVGIAVAALVLLVTFGSLAAAGLPLLTAIVSVGVGMASIMALASTFSLSSTTSTLAMMLGLAVGIDYAVFIVSRYREERARGHEPSEAVAVATGTAGSSVVFAGLTVVIALAGLFIVGVPTLTKMGLAAAGTIVVAVLVALTLVPALLGFLQRAVLPRAARRRPRRQQEQDQGRRREQGRAGNGQHRPNAGTRWARFVLRRPLPVLILAVLALVAIALPVLDLRLGTAGDEAKPTSTTERRAYDDLAQGFGPGFNGPLTVVVDAAGSADARAAVTTTVQRIAGTPGVVSVSAARFNTAGDTAVFSAVPATGPSEAATRDLVHAIRAERASVAAATGATFQVTGTTAVNIDMAQKVQDALVPYLAVVVGLAFLLLLVLFRSVLVPLKAAVGFLLSVLAALGAVVAVFQWGWLAELIGLEQTGPIMSMMPIFMVGIVFGLAMDYEVFLVARMREAHVHGENARDAIVSGFGHSARVVVAAALIMMAVFAGFVGATEPIIKMIGFGLATAVLLDAFVVRMTIVPAVLALLGERAWWIPRTLDRILPRVDVEGEALSRPPTPEAAADADADAGTAAGAGPADHVQLEPTTAR